The Raphanus sativus cultivar WK10039 chromosome 2, ASM80110v3, whole genome shotgun sequence genome includes a region encoding these proteins:
- the LOC108843378 gene encoding uncharacterized protein LOC108843378 isoform X1 has product MATSSSSSFLVPCASPPSAALLRRFSRPSLLSSKVLHRLPRDGGLSVLNSSSRTEVSVDKSEADKLVDKIDFGELCNEFECTSSPQVESTARQLARDILEIREGNRAFACYAVSVKYKDSVRSFTGREKYKRPMWITTGLETPTVTIQEMVMLSTSVLRIRWTVKGKPKSILAALSGDLVIKVKSEFTLNQISGQVIEHEESWDSSSSSPIAQAYLWTSRRLFAASESAKDLADATKDITATFTTRKEDTEIYRDPTDPTKYFQRDDSFERDFYQVALFLAIVYFVVQFLRNTL; this is encoded by the exons ATGGCtacttcctcctcttcctctttcctagtcccttgtgcttctcctccCTCAGCCGCCCTTCTCCGGCGCTTCTCCCGCCCCTCTTTGCTTTCTTCTAAGGTCCTCCACCGTCTCCCCCGAG ACGGTGGACTCTCAGTTTTGAATAGTTCGAGCAGGACTGAAGTGTCCGTTGATAAATCAGAAGCGGATAAGCTTGTAGATAAGATTGACTTTGGGGAACTATGCAATGAGTTTGAGTGCACAAGTAGCCCCCAGGTCGAATCCACTGCCAGGCAACTTGCTCGCGACATTCTTGAAATCAGAGAAGGCAATCGCGCCTTTGCTTGCTACGCTGTTTCTGTTAAATATAAG GATTCGGTCAGAAGTTTTACAGGTCGTGAGAAGTATAAAAGACCAATGTGGATCACTACTGGGTTAGAGACTCCCACTGTG ACGATACAGGAGATGGTGATGTTATCGACCAGCGTCTTGCGTATTAGATGGACAGTCAAAGGAAAACCCAAATCTATTCTTGCTGCTCTAAGTGGAGATCTGGTTATCAAAGTCAAATCTGAATTCACCCTTAACCAGATCAGTGGCCAAGTGATTGAGCATGAAGAGTCTTGGGACTCGTCCTCGTCTTCCCCTATTGCTCAAGCCTATTTATGGACATCCCGCCGCCTCTTCGCCGCTTCTGAATCGGCTAAAGACTTGGCCGATGCCACCAAAGACATAACCGCCACTTTCACAACTCGGAAAGAGGATACAGAGATATATCGTGATCCAACCGATCCAACTAAG TATTTCCAAAGAGACGACAGCTTCGAAAGAGATTTCTATCAGGTTGCATTGTTTCTGGCAATTGTCTACTTTGTTGTACAGTTCTTGAGGAACACTCTCTAA
- the LOC108843378 gene encoding uncharacterized protein LOC108843378 isoform X2: MATSSSSSFLVPCASPPSAALLRRFSRPSLLSSKVLHRLPRVLNSSSRTEVSVDKSEADKLVDKIDFGELCNEFECTSSPQVESTARQLARDILEIREGNRAFACYAVSVKYKDSVRSFTGREKYKRPMWITTGLETPTVTIQEMVMLSTSVLRIRWTVKGKPKSILAALSGDLVIKVKSEFTLNQISGQVIEHEESWDSSSSSPIAQAYLWTSRRLFAASESAKDLADATKDITATFTTRKEDTEIYRDPTDPTKYFQRDDSFERDFYQVALFLAIVYFVVQFLRNTL, from the exons ATGGCtacttcctcctcttcctctttcctagtcccttgtgcttctcctccCTCAGCCGCCCTTCTCCGGCGCTTCTCCCGCCCCTCTTTGCTTTCTTCTAAGGTCCTCCACCGTCTCCCCCGAG TTTTGAATAGTTCGAGCAGGACTGAAGTGTCCGTTGATAAATCAGAAGCGGATAAGCTTGTAGATAAGATTGACTTTGGGGAACTATGCAATGAGTTTGAGTGCACAAGTAGCCCCCAGGTCGAATCCACTGCCAGGCAACTTGCTCGCGACATTCTTGAAATCAGAGAAGGCAATCGCGCCTTTGCTTGCTACGCTGTTTCTGTTAAATATAAG GATTCGGTCAGAAGTTTTACAGGTCGTGAGAAGTATAAAAGACCAATGTGGATCACTACTGGGTTAGAGACTCCCACTGTG ACGATACAGGAGATGGTGATGTTATCGACCAGCGTCTTGCGTATTAGATGGACAGTCAAAGGAAAACCCAAATCTATTCTTGCTGCTCTAAGTGGAGATCTGGTTATCAAAGTCAAATCTGAATTCACCCTTAACCAGATCAGTGGCCAAGTGATTGAGCATGAAGAGTCTTGGGACTCGTCCTCGTCTTCCCCTATTGCTCAAGCCTATTTATGGACATCCCGCCGCCTCTTCGCCGCTTCTGAATCGGCTAAAGACTTGGCCGATGCCACCAAAGACATAACCGCCACTTTCACAACTCGGAAAGAGGATACAGAGATATATCGTGATCCAACCGATCCAACTAAG TATTTCCAAAGAGACGACAGCTTCGAAAGAGATTTCTATCAGGTTGCATTGTTTCTGGCAATTGTCTACTTTGTTGTACAGTTCTTGAGGAACACTCTCTAA